AGTGATTAAGCAATTAACCTCATACATCATTTCTCGACTAGCCAAATCGAATTCGAGACTCGAGAACGAGTTACAGAAACTACTGGAACCAAATTCTGGCTCCCAAGTTGGTCTCATAGTGAATGAACGTCTGATAAACATGCCTGTCCAAGTAATCCCCCCTATGTATAACATGCTTTTAGAGGAAATGCAATGGGCCATCAATGAAAACGAACCCTACAACTTTACTCACTATTTGCTGCTTTCACGGACTTATACTGAAATTGAATCAAAGTTAATGGATGATGAGCGTCCTTccaaaaaaggtaaaaagaGTAAAAAGACATCTGGTGAGGAAGTTATGTTTTTCCATCCCGAGGATGAACAGTTTCGCGAAGTTGCTATTGATATTGCCGATTATCCCTTTGCAAACCAGGATTTTAATCCGGATGCCAATCGAGTATTTCAAGATGCAGGAATCAAGCCCCAGGGAGAGCTGTTGCTTATGACAAATGaggatttcaaaaatttggttcCCAAGCTGATGGAAATTTACAGCGCTTGAGGCTaatatctaaaaaatacatttcGGAGACAATACAGGTTAGGAATTAGGTTGTGGTTAAGTGAAAATAGCAAATTTAATAGTCTTTATTTGTTACAAGTTAAAACAATCAAACTAGAAGCAATTTGTGTGTACAGTGACTTTAGACACAGGCGTTTTAGATTTAATGGTGTCGaacatttgcttttttttttaatatagtTTAAAGGTTTCATTCAGTTGGCTTCATCAACCATATTCTACAGCAGAAAAAGAGGTTGTCTTTTTAAGCTATTTCCAAATAATTAGCGTAATagataattaaaaaaaattggtaCCACTCCATGATGTGTCTGAGTAAATTTTGAGTTGACCGGTAGAGGCACAGTTTTAAAACGTAGTTGCTTATATActaaaacaattattttctaGAAAGGGCATTGC
Above is a genomic segment from Schizosaccharomyces pombe strain 972h- genome assembly, chromosome: III containing:
- a CDS encoding cyclin-dependent kinase regulator; protein product: MAKRHAEENEDTVMSESLKVVDTDFINVDFEFFDPQPIDFHAFKNLLKQLLGYDHTNVNLSALADLILSQPLLGSTVKVDGNNSDPYAMLSVINLNTRRDEPVIKQLTSYIISRLAKSNSRLENELQKLLEPNSGSQVGLIVNERLINMPVQVIPPMYNMLLEEMQWAINENEPYNFTHYLLLSRTYTEIESKLMDDERPSKKGKKSKKTSGEEVMFFHPEDEQFREVAIDIADYPFANQDFNPDANRVFQDAGIKPQGELLLMTNEDFKNLVPKLMEIYSA